In one window of Holophagales bacterium DNA:
- the scpB gene encoding SMC-Scp complex subunit ScpB encodes MTEDRDDTRTEAAAEGIEETVLETVPEETAQPPEDPLAEALPLVEALLFAASKPVSLDKLAEAAELPEEVVSAAVAALEDACAAAGRGVRLDRVAGGVRLVTRPEYDYPVRRLLGLDGRTKLSMAALETLAIVAYRQPVTGPEIAELRSVNSSSSIRTLLDRKLITTAGRKEVVGTPFLYKTTKEFMVHFGLQGLGDLPKPEELEAIYGLDAPKTDPAQTELFRVDEATGEVEDAGDLESPEADIAGGSDAPPRTAAPDDGEETIENTNENDAATSAAPEEERHDG; translated from the coding sequence ATGACCGAAGACAGAGACGACACCCGTACGGAGGCCGCGGCGGAAGGGATCGAAGAGACGGTGCTGGAAACGGTCCCGGAAGAAACAGCGCAACCCCCGGAAGATCCTCTCGCGGAGGCCCTTCCGCTCGTGGAGGCGCTCCTTTTCGCCGCCTCCAAGCCGGTCTCCCTCGACAAGCTGGCCGAGGCGGCGGAGCTTCCGGAGGAGGTCGTTTCGGCGGCGGTCGCCGCCCTGGAGGACGCCTGCGCCGCTGCGGGCCGCGGCGTGCGTCTCGACCGGGTCGCCGGAGGCGTGAGGCTCGTGACACGTCCCGAGTACGATTACCCCGTCCGCCGGCTTCTGGGCCTCGATGGAAGGACGAAGCTCTCGATGGCCGCGCTGGAGACTCTCGCGATCGTCGCCTACCGTCAGCCCGTCACCGGCCCCGAGATCGCCGAGCTCCGGAGCGTCAACTCGTCGTCGTCCATCCGGACGCTCCTGGACCGGAAGCTGATCACGACGGCCGGGCGGAAGGAGGTCGTCGGGACCCCCTTCCTCTACAAGACCACGAAGGAGTTCATGGTTCACTTCGGCCTGCAGGGCCTCGGCGACCTGCCGAAACCCGAAGAGCTCGAGGCGATCTACGGCCTCGATGCGCCGAAGACGGATCCGGCTCAGACGGAGCTCTTCCGCGTGGACGAGGCGACGGGCGAGGTCGAAGACGCGGGCGACCTCGAATCTCCGGAGGCCGACATCGCCGGAGGATCCGATGCGCCACCCCGGACGGCCGCCCCGGACGACGGTGAAGAGACGATAGAGAACACCAACGAGAACGACGCCGCGACCTCCGCGGCTCCGGAGGAGGAACGCCATGACGGCTGA
- a CDS encoding rRNA pseudouridine synthase has translation MTAERLQKILAAAGVASRRAAEEMILEGRVTVNGQVVTELGTKADPAVDHVKVDGKRLRAAAALRYILMNKPRGVVVTRDDPQRRPTVYVLLGTRVSEPVVPVGRLDFDSEGLILLTNDGPLAYRIAHPSGGCRKEYEVKVSGVPTPAKIAKLARGILIDGVRTHPATVELIDTTPEKNGVGGNAWLRVILGEGRSRQVRKMMEAVGHKVSKLRRVAIGPLRDKSLRPGGFRDLVPAEVEALRALEPAPKRTAKPAMRLTHVKAKASPAGRTRPEPAPRTGTTPGKATPTHRRRETKR, from the coding sequence ATGACGGCTGAACGCCTGCAGAAGATCCTCGCCGCCGCGGGCGTCGCCTCGCGCCGGGCGGCCGAGGAGATGATCCTCGAAGGCCGCGTGACGGTGAACGGTCAGGTCGTCACCGAGCTCGGTACCAAGGCCGACCCCGCGGTCGACCACGTCAAGGTCGACGGCAAACGGCTCCGCGCAGCGGCGGCGCTCCGTTACATCCTCATGAACAAGCCCCGGGGCGTCGTCGTGACGCGCGACGACCCGCAGCGCAGGCCCACCGTCTACGTGCTCCTGGGAACCCGCGTCTCCGAGCCCGTCGTCCCCGTCGGGCGCCTCGACTTCGACTCCGAAGGCCTCATTCTCCTGACGAACGACGGGCCGCTCGCGTACAGGATCGCGCACCCTTCCGGCGGCTGCCGGAAGGAGTACGAGGTCAAGGTGTCCGGCGTCCCGACCCCCGCGAAAATCGCGAAGCTCGCCCGCGGCATCCTCATCGACGGGGTGAGAACCCATCCGGCGACCGTGGAGCTGATCGACACGACCCCGGAGAAGAACGGCGTCGGCGGGAACGCCTGGCTCCGGGTCATCCTGGGCGAAGGGCGTTCGCGGCAGGTTCGCAAGATGATGGAGGCCGTCGGGCACAAGGTCTCCAAGCTGCGGCGTGTCGCCATCGGCCCCCTTCGCGACAAGAGCCTGCGACCGGGCGGTTTCCGCGACCTCGTTCCTGCCGAAGTGGAGGCGCTGCGCGCGCTCGAGCCCGCGCCGAAACGGACTGCGAAGCCGGCGATGAGGCTCACTCACGTGAAGGCGAAGGCGAGTCCGGCCGGAAGGACGAGGCCGGAACCGGCTCCGAGGACCGGGACGACGCCCGGAAAGGCCACGCCGACCCATCGGCGCCGCGAGACGAAGAGGTGA
- a CDS encoding (d)CMP kinase has translation MIVVAIDGPSGVGKSTVGRALAASLGVPYLDTGAMYRAIGLLARRNGVPLPIADPDRVGELSERAEVRVTGTGGNVRTLLDGEDVSEEIREPEVSLYASAVAAIPRVRRRLAARQRELALSGGGVLEGRDIGTKVVPEATAKFFLTARPEIRARRRFEELVRKGRPQDLASVRTEMEARDEADSTRADSPLACDETYVVVDTSDLEAEEVAERLREWIAARQAVDLPRPGV, from the coding sequence ATGATCGTCGTCGCGATCGACGGCCCGTCGGGGGTGGGCAAGTCCACCGTCGGCAGGGCCCTCGCCGCAAGCCTCGGCGTTCCCTATCTCGATACCGGAGCGATGTACCGGGCCATCGGGCTCCTCGCGAGGCGGAACGGGGTCCCGCTGCCCATCGCCGATCCGGATCGGGTGGGGGAGCTCTCGGAGCGCGCCGAGGTCCGGGTGACGGGGACCGGCGGGAACGTCCGGACGCTCCTCGATGGCGAGGACGTGTCCGAGGAGATTCGCGAGCCCGAGGTCTCCCTGTACGCCTCGGCGGTCGCAGCCATCCCGCGCGTCCGTCGGCGGCTCGCGGCCCGCCAGCGGGAGCTGGCCCTGTCCGGGGGAGGGGTCCTCGAGGGGCGCGACATCGGGACGAAGGTCGTTCCCGAGGCGACCGCGAAGTTCTTCCTGACGGCGCGGCCGGAGATCCGGGCCCGCCGGAGGTTCGAGGAGCTCGTCCGGAAGGGAAGACCCCAGGACCTCGCGTCCGTGCGGACGGAGATGGAGGCCCGGGACGAGGCGGATTCGACCCGCGCCGACTCGCCCCTGGCCTGCGACGAGACGTACGTCGTCGTCGACACGTCCGACCTGGAAGCGGAAGAGGTCGCGGAGCGGCTGCGGGAGTGGATTGCCGCCCGTCAGGCTGTTGACCTCCCGAGGCCGGGCGTCTAA